TTCCCGATGGAAATAGATTTGGAACTGGATCAGATGATGGAACTTGCAGACTGTATGACATCAGAACTGGACACCAGTTACAAGTTTACCAGCCACATCAGCAGCCAGGTGGCACAGACGCCCCTCTTGTGACGTCTATTGCATTTTCTATATCAGGGAGGCTTCTCTTTGCTGGTTACTCCAATGGTGATTGCTTTGTATGGGATACTTTATTGGCTAAGGTGACTGTTATGCATTATTAATTAATCTGTATTTAAATTAATTTTAGCCTGATTTATGTTTGATAACACAAGTTATAATGTTTGTGGGTTTTTTATATAGCTGGTGTTAAACTTGGGGTCTCTTCAGAATTCACATGAGGCTCGTGTCAGCTGTTTGGGTTTGTCGGCTGATGGCAGTGCGTTATGCACAGGGAGTTGGGATACAAATCTCAAGGTTAGTTATAATTctgccatctctctctctctctctcttttttttttggtCTAATGTGGTTTATTATGGAAGCCTGTATGATAATGTTTAGAGGTGGTTAAACGGGTGGGTTAGTTAATGGGTCACTTCTACTTATGTTCATCCTGACCTGAATGTTTTCATATAAATAGGTAGAAGTTGCTACCTGTATTATTTTGAGACATGGTATTAGGTTTAAAATCTACTATCTTCAAAACTTAATtttatttaaaccaagaagcaaacaTAAATCATTCATTTTAGCTATTCATTTTAGCTTGCTATAAGTATCTGTTTGATTAACCAATTATAAATGTACAGATTTGGGCTTTTGGAGGACATAGAAGAGTGATTTGAACGGAGAGATGATTGAATTGAATCATGCTGGTGTGTATTGTTGTAACCTTTTGTTTGTGTAGCGAACGTTGACCATTCGAGTAGTAATAGTTGTAAATATGATCCTCTAATTATTCTTACTATTCTAATATCTTCACTGAGTTTATCGCTACTATGCTCTAGGTAATCTAACGAACGTTACCTGATCAGGAGATTTTAACTAATGGCCTcaatatacaaaaaataaaaataaaaaaatgattgAGATTTGAGAGTTTCTGGTTTGTAGTTCTAACTTAACCACTGTTTCAATTTAAATATCCAACTTTTGTACACATTAGTTACATTCCCAATTCGATTATACCATTTTCTGAAAAATCCTGTATCTTATAGTAATTAAATTATTTAGTTATACGAGGATAAAGAAAATCTCTAACCTGTAGAAAACAAAATTTTTGCAAAACAATATAAACGCATAAAAACAAATCCATGATAACTTTAAGTTATTTTACGTCCATATAAAGGGAAAAAATTAATTTTCCTTTATCTTCACAACGACCACACAACGTTTGGACATCTAAACTACATGCATCTTCTTCTTTTTCGTCATCCTACACTCTGTTCTTCAGCTTCATCTTCATAGACTGCAAGACCCATTCTTGATTCTTCAGCCATTTCCTTTAGAACATCGTTTTGAACAATCCAGTACCTAGTTGAGGTCAAGATGAAAACCAAACAAATTGAAATCCATGTACGAGTAAATAATTGATAATATTTCATAAAAAGAACCCTACAGTGGAACTCATAACTCACTTCCCTTGAATAAAAACACAAAAatcattaataatttttttttgcaaGTTAATCATCATGATAGTTAAGATTGAACAACCTAATTAGAGATGTTGGAACTCCATATTATTCTATCTCAGCTTGTAAACTTCAAAACACATACCAGTACATGTCTCAGGTTTGACCGCAGCATCATCTTTCCCATTGACCTATAACAAAAACACAATACAATCCAAATCATTAACAGAAAGTAAACCCTAACAAATACTCCACATTAACCTCACAGAAGCAACAAAATCAACAAATATTATTCAACAAATATTATTCATATCAACAAAATCAACTAAATGCTTATTGTGACGACATCCATTTAAGCCCAATAACATTTGAAATATGAGAAATTGGTCAAAATGGTCTTAAATTCCAAAATGTTTAATGATATGTCTTTCGTATTTGTCATTTTCCCCTCTATTCACGCACCACGCACAATTTGTGGTGCTCTGCGTGTAGTGCGTGTTACCGAGCATTTATCAGAGAATTTTTCCCTCTTCATTCCATATTTGTAGAttgtatatataaattacatataaatataagtagtgctCTGCCCGTAGTGCGTGTTACCAAGCATTTATCATTTTCCAATAATACATATAAAATTACACGTTCATATGTATTTCTAAGTTTACTGAATAGTGTTGATGCATATTTTAGATTGTTTGTCGAATAGAGTATTAATGTTTATTTATTATGTTATACACCTAGTATGATGTTGATACGCGAAATTCGTAATTTGCAAGGGCATATGAAGACTCATCCGTACGAATGAATGCTACGTTGGAGTTCATGTTGCATTTTTCATTGCGAAGGCTCATTACGTTTGTCAACTTTTCAATATGCATTATGTACAgaaaaattgaaattaaaaataatattttcatatataaaattaaattaatcaGGACCAGTGTTTAAATTTAAATATCCTTAAACCTTTTTACAAATTCATTACATCCCAAATAAATAAGATTTCACCTTTTTTAATGAAAACACCATAGCCTGTAGAAACAACAATTAATTTTTGTATATCATAACAATAATAGCAATAGCATATAGTAGCATAGCAATATTATATAAAACACATAAAAACAAATGTTCGATATGTTATGTTATTTACATTCATATACAAGGGAAAAAAACAAAACGGAGTATGATTTTTCCTTTATCTTCTCATTGACCACACACTATGCAATCAAGATATCCAAACTAACTTTCAAACAACCATGTATCTTCTTCTCCCTCGTCATCCTACACTCTGCTCTGTCTCAACTCCATCACACCGCTACCTTCAGTTCAAAACATCTCACCGGACAAACCTCCGCTACCTCAAATCGCTCGGTATCATCTCACCAGGATTATCAACAACTCCGTCTCCGGAAACAGTCTCTCATATTCTATACACCATAGACTACTTTAAATCCAAGGGCTTTTCAGAACCAGATTTTTCAAGAATCGCCTTTCTCTCCCCACATATATTCACCCCATCATTCAATCCAACTGCTACTGAACCGGTTTTCGAGTTTTTAACCAACGAGTTAGCAGCTTCGTTGGAGGACTCATGTGGGTTGATCCTCAAATGCCCTCACATTCTTGAATCGGACCCAGAATACTGCTTGAAACCGACACTCGATTACCTTACAAAATTAGGAATTAAGCAGTTGAACACACCTACAACTTTGAATGCTCATTTATTAGATACAAGAGTGGATAAACTAAAAGAGAAAATGAGGTTCTTGCGAAGCGTTGGGTTTTCCATCGAGGAATCAAGAAGGGTTTGTGGGCGGTTTCCTGCAATATTTGGGTACGGGATAGATCATAATTTGAAACCAAAGTTTGATTATTTGGTTTGGAAAATGAAGAGGAATGGTAGAGAAGAAGTGAACAAGTTCCCACAATATTTTGGGTTCAGTTTGGGAAATAGAATAAAGCCTAGACATTTACATTTGAAGCAGAGGAATGTTGATAGTGAGGTACCATTGAATAGAATGTTGCTATGGAGTGATGTAAGATTTTacaagaaatggaaatgaaaaattaTTACTACAAAATCATCAATTCTTTTGTTTATTTCCCCATATAATAtaactaggttttgagcccgtgctTTGCACGGCTGCTCACAAACCGtcaaaaaataattatatatagatacatacggagtaattattatttcaAGACCTTACCATTTTGACCACTAAAAGTCGAACGATCATGCATATTTTTTATGCAGTATTACagacagtggcggaacttgaacacgGATATAGATGGGCGcgagtgtaaaaatttaataaa
The window above is part of the Rutidosis leptorrhynchoides isolate AG116_Rl617_1_P2 chromosome 1, CSIRO_AGI_Rlap_v1, whole genome shotgun sequence genome. Proteins encoded here:
- the LOC139886273 gene encoding transcription termination factor MTEF1, chloroplastic, with amino-acid sequence MYLLLPRHPTLCSVSTPSHRYLQFKTSHRTNLRYLKSLGIISPGLSTTPSPETVSHILYTIDYFKSKGFSEPDFSRIAFLSPHIFTPSFNPTATEPVFEFLTNELAASLEDSCGLILKCPHILESDPEYCLKPTLDYLTKLGIKQLNTPTTLNAHLLDTRVDKLKEKMRFLRSVGFSIEESRRVCGRFPAIFGYGIDHNLKPKFDYLVWKMKRNGREEVNKFPQYFGFSLGNRIKPRHLHLKQRNVDSEVPLNRMLLWSDVRFYKKWK